TCCAAGAACGGGTTTCATTTAAAACCGAAACAGTAAGTTCATCTACAAAGTTGGGAGTACGTCCAAGTCCAAATATTGTGTAAGGCAAATAAAGAGAATAATACGCAGACTGGGGTAACTGTGTAGCTATGCCTTGACGTGGATACCCATCCTGTGTGGTAGTCACGTAGCTAACTTTTGGTCCAGGTAAGTTAGTACCAAATGTACGAGATTTTTTTCCCAATCGACTTGGTAACATCTCATATTTACTATTTGTCAAACCAGTAACAACCATTAcctacaaataacaaaatatgataagtaaactataaaagtattttttttaaatatacttactttCAAAAAATTTGCATCATAGTCCAAACTGTTCTTAAAAGCTGACATATTGTACTCTCCATTACCTCCACTAACTAACAACACATCTAATAtaccattttgaaaaaaatcataaaatgctCCCATAATGTTGTTTTTGTCACCATTCATTGCCTGAAGTAGCTCCCATCGAACAACAAATGTTCTGTCAAACCCATCACAGCCTGTCGTACATGCAACATTTtccattaaaattacttttgttttttttatactgccTCCAAGACACAATGTGCCTAATAAATCAGGATAGCCATCCATATTGAAATCACCAGGGCGTACTGTGATTGTTTCTAGATATGGTACATTAGGCATTGGTGGTACAAATCCCCAAACACTGTTACCATTATGGAAATTTATTCCCAAATTATACCAACGAGTTgaatcgtaaaaataaatagtgctgTTGGTACATTGTGTATCAAAACAAACAGGGACGACATGATCCATGCGCCCTTTAAGTTGTAAATCCATGAAAGCAGTTTGTCCAacatttgaaacttttaaattgtCAGGAAATGAGAtagtttggttaaaaataaatgcatcaACTTCAGAATCAGAAAGCCACACTTCATATCCCTTTGtagttgttaaatataaatcaggTGCAACatctgaaaattaatttataaataagtattaagtataaattaggCAACAATGTTCAAGTTAAGCAAGTACATAACTACATAAGAAAATAAATCttccatcaaaatatttttagtacacGTTAGCggcttttatttataataaaaaaataaaagaatattacttttattcaaacaaatacattcaaaacataatattattttgttagttgTAACATTACTTTGTTATGCTTCAACTGCATGggtgattaatattttattgtatattttaaaaataatattatatttaataaaataaaagataaaaagataaaatgtattattctggtaataaaatattaacattttaggtTAGGTTGGAAAATAAGAATAAGACTTTACAAGTATTTCTAGCGTATGGagttttaagaatttaattgCTCTTAATCTAGCAATTTGATAACTAAAAAGTCACTgaaagtgaaaaataataaaggatAAAGTTGCATAGAATcagtaatatacaaatacaaatataatggtAGATAGTAGTTTAAGAGATTTATCTCAAGGAAATACAAGACAAAATATAGAACAgaaataacacatattattgtgataatttaATGTAACTACATggataaattgaattttttttagaaatgtattatttaatgttttaaattttaaatctacaaccaaaacttttacaaacattgtaattcaaatttataaaaatgataaaaacccAATTTGCACAATTGACATTATTTACAGTCCAATAACAgaaggataaaaataaatgttttattattatagttccaaTCCTAATTGTTTTTCTTGGATATTATTTGAAACATAAAAGAATGTAATTCCAACCATTTAAAACAACACATAACGACAACAATCTTACACATTATGTAGTTTGATAAGTAAAagtgtaattattttcaaaactaacCTCCGCCTAAGTCTACAAAACCGTGTGATTGGGGAATTCTAATCTCTTCAGATTTATAGTTTTCCATTGGCATTTCTGTAAAGTTTCCAGTGGAATTGAACAGCCAAAACATTCTTTGTGTTGTACCATTTGCCATTTTTTTGACACCAAATAAATCTACTATCATATTGctatcataattaataaccaaaGGTTGGTCAATAATAGTGAAAAGAGGTTTATCTTCATTTGGACATGCCAAAACATTTAATCCTCCCCACAGTATATGTACATCTAAATCATTATTCTGTTTATTTGTTGAAAACCAATTGGAAAATCCTCCTGAACCAACTGTTATGTTTTTTACAGTAACCAGTAGATCCATAAGAGCATCACCATTGAAGTCTCCAGGCACCACCGATGTAATTTGGTGTTTATTAAACTTGCATTTAGTTTGTGTACCAGGCTTTAAAAAAGGTTCAACATTAGAACCAAACATAATTTCAATAGATCGACCTTGATCTTTTAGTACAAACATATCTGTAAGTTCATCAGAATCAAAATCTCCAAATGCAGCAGGTTGTCCTTGAACATAATATCCAAATACAGGATATGTGATGTCAATACAGACGCACGTATGACTTAAAGccactaataaaaatatctgaaataaaatttaatgaaataaaaaatgaacttgtaatagtaattaaaacataaggttaaaatcaatatgttttgtgtataatttataatactacagATGTATCGGttggtttatatatttaaaatgtaaagctaacaagatataatataacaacaacaaaaaaaagattAGAAATAACTAGGGACCATCAAAATGCATACATTTAAACTAGGTGCAAGAAATGAATACACCATACCAGTATTTATTGTAGCCGTCCTATTTGTCTTGCTATGCTTGTAAGTTCATAACATGACAAATTCACTTTCATAAGATTGTGCTttgtaagttttaatattagagtgaattgccatattatcaaacttaaaagtaaCTAAATTACC
This portion of the Acyrthosiphon pisum isolate AL4f chromosome A1, pea_aphid_22Mar2018_4r6ur, whole genome shotgun sequence genome encodes:
- the LOC100159555 gene encoding T-cell immunomodulatory protein, encoding MISTNIFLLVALSHTCVCIDITYPVFGYYVQGQPAAFGDFDSDELTDMFVLKDQGRSIEIMFGSNVEPFLKPGTQTKCKFNKHQITSVVPGDFNGDALMDLLVTVKNITVGSGGFSNWFSTNKQNNDLDVHILWGGLNVLACPNEDKPLFTIIDQPLVINYDSNMIVDLFGVKKMANGTTQRMFWLFNSTGNFTEMPMENYKSEEIRIPQSHGFVDLGGDVAPDLYLTTTKGYEVWLSDSEVDAFIFNQTISFPDNLKVSNVGQTAFMDLQLKGRMDHVVPVCFDTQCTNSTIYFYDSTRWYNLGINFHNGNSVWGFVPPMPNVPYLETITVRPGDFNMDGYPDLLGTLCLGGSIKKTKVILMENVACTTGCDGFDRTFVVRWELLQAMNGDKNNIMGAFYDFFQNGILDVLLVSGGNGEYNMSAFKNSLDYDANFLKVMVVTGLTNSKYEMLPSRLGKKSRTFGTNLPGPKVSYVTTTQDGYPRQGIATQLPQSAYYSLYLPYTIFGLGRTPNFVDELTVSVLNETRSWTQIIPNSQMVVIPNPINDPSRWNAKLFVTPSRLIFQSAAALAGTCLLILVIIGVLYFKERQEDRIEKRQEAHKFHFDAM